A single genomic interval of Amycolatopsis albispora harbors:
- a CDS encoding acyltransferase domain-containing protein, whose product MVFDLVEPIAGTGALLCCGDLDEGTHPWLAGKPLPLALLTELFALAGAEAGCARVRELHPEADLLLPARFQLRVGALENGMRVVHLYTRTGEDWTRHATGVVEPAVVTEPADDGWHPRPPAPRTTGPEPRIVPFTTTEQASARVRGGERQLVFADEHEATARVLPEVLGAAAPPLIVRAGVAYAMDGTEATGDEPIVVIGLSGRLPEGIGPVPEDRGWDIAPRGAFLRAPGEFDAAFFGLSGEQAVVIDPQQRLLLETAWEAFETAGIDPERMRGERVGVFAGVQGRHYESLVWAASMDTRPMPAAVRVAQAFGLAGPAVDTPDACRMAVESLRRGESAMALAGWANVLATPDALDGEPAEGAGIVVLQRLSDAERLGHPVLATVSEQPEPVAALLGSVRRVRPEPAEPIADLPMAWPLSAKSEGALRELATRLLSSLDTDAPADIGLSLASRTEFTHRAVVIGENPAEFRAGLIALADGRTAPNLVLGTAAEATAPVLVFPGGELDWRTNELLEHPVFADRIADCERALAAHVDWSLTELLHNELVPDRVDVVLPVHWAVQVAVAALWESFGVRPSAVLGHGDGEIAAAVVCGALSIEDGAKVAALRARALRGIVGRGGVVAVSLPEHEVVDRIAYWPGRLGVAAIDAPDSVLVSGDAGALDELMYRFKADRIRVRRLPAGHAAHSSHVDEIEQLVKDLLAEVAPGPAAVPFFSAVTGDWFDTTELTADYWYWNLRQPVLFAHARKALADQGCVFAEAGAPAGLRPFLAEVAKAHLRGVAVDWRACFPGARPAELPTYPFQRERYWADLTHSVSSQSSQSSRSPTPAARSADHSAA is encoded by the coding sequence ATGGTGTTCGACCTGGTCGAGCCGATCGCCGGGACCGGCGCGCTGCTGTGCTGCGGTGATCTGGACGAGGGCACGCATCCCTGGCTGGCCGGCAAACCACTGCCGCTCGCGTTGCTGACCGAGCTGTTCGCGCTCGCCGGTGCCGAAGCCGGCTGCGCGCGGGTGCGGGAACTGCATCCCGAGGCGGATCTGCTGCTGCCCGCGCGGTTCCAGTTGCGCGTCGGCGCGCTGGAGAACGGCATGCGCGTGGTCCACCTGTACACGCGGACCGGTGAGGACTGGACCAGGCACGCGACCGGGGTGGTCGAACCGGCGGTGGTCACCGAGCCCGCCGACGACGGCTGGCACCCGCGGCCACCGGCACCGAGAACCACCGGGCCGGAGCCCAGGATCGTGCCGTTCACCACCACCGAGCAGGCGAGCGCGCGGGTGCGGGGTGGTGAGCGCCAGCTGGTCTTCGCCGACGAGCACGAAGCCACCGCGCGGGTGCTGCCCGAGGTGCTCGGCGCGGCGGCCCCGCCGCTGATCGTGCGTGCCGGGGTCGCCTACGCCATGGACGGCACGGAAGCCACCGGAGACGAGCCGATCGTGGTCATCGGGCTGAGCGGGCGTCTTCCCGAGGGAATCGGGCCGGTACCGGAGGACCGCGGCTGGGACATCGCGCCGCGCGGGGCTTTCCTGCGGGCGCCGGGTGAGTTCGACGCGGCCTTCTTCGGGCTGTCCGGTGAGCAGGCGGTGGTCATCGATCCGCAGCAGCGGCTGCTGCTGGAAACCGCTTGGGAAGCCTTCGAAACCGCCGGGATCGACCCGGAACGGATGCGCGGGGAGCGGGTCGGCGTGTTCGCCGGGGTCCAGGGCAGGCACTACGAATCGCTGGTGTGGGCGGCTTCGATGGACACGCGGCCGATGCCCGCCGCGGTGCGCGTGGCGCAGGCGTTCGGCCTCGCCGGTCCGGCGGTGGACACCCCGGATGCCTGCCGCATGGCGGTCGAATCGCTGCGACGCGGTGAGTCGGCCATGGCGCTGGCAGGCTGGGCGAACGTGCTGGCCACCCCCGACGCGCTCGACGGCGAACCGGCCGAAGGCGCCGGAATCGTGGTGCTGCAACGGCTTTCCGACGCCGAACGGCTCGGGCACCCGGTGCTGGCGACGGTCTCCGAACAGCCGGAGCCGGTGGCCGCGCTGCTCGGTTCGGTGCGCCGGGTCAGGCCGGAGCCCGCCGAGCCGATCGCCGACCTCCCGATGGCGTGGCCGCTGTCGGCGAAGTCCGAAGGGGCGCTCCGCGAGCTGGCCACCCGGCTGCTGTCCTCTTTGGACACCGACGCGCCCGCCGACATCGGTCTGTCACTGGCCTCCCGCACGGAGTTCACGCACCGGGCGGTGGTGATCGGCGAGAATCCCGCCGAGTTCCGCGCGGGGCTGATCGCGCTCGCCGACGGCCGGACCGCGCCGAACCTGGTGCTGGGCACGGCCGCCGAGGCCACCGCGCCGGTGCTGGTCTTCCCCGGTGGCGAACTGGACTGGCGGACCAACGAGCTGCTGGAGCACCCGGTGTTCGCCGACCGGATCGCCGACTGCGAGCGGGCGCTGGCCGCGCACGTCGACTGGTCGCTGACCGAGTTGCTGCACAACGAGCTGGTGCCGGACCGGGTGGACGTGGTGCTGCCGGTGCACTGGGCGGTGCAGGTGGCGGTGGCCGCGCTGTGGGAGTCGTTCGGCGTGCGGCCGTCGGCGGTGCTCGGGCACGGGGACGGCGAGATCGCCGCCGCCGTGGTGTGCGGCGCGTTGTCCATTGAGGACGGTGCGAAGGTGGCGGCGCTGCGGGCGCGGGCGCTGCGCGGCATCGTCGGCCGCGGTGGTGTGGTCGCGGTTTCCCTGCCGGAGCACGAGGTGGTCGACCGGATCGCGTACTGGCCGGGCCGCCTGGGCGTGGCCGCGATCGACGCCCCCGACTCGGTGCTGGTCAGCGGGGACGCCGGGGCGCTGGACGAGCTGATGTACCGGTTCAAGGCCGACCGGATCCGGGTGCGGCGGCTGCCGGCCGGCCACGCCGCGCATTCGTCCCATGTGGACGAGATCGAGCAGCTGGTCAAGGACCTGCTCGCCGAGGTGGCGCCCGGTCCGGCGGCGGTGCCGTTCTTCTCCGCGGTCACCGGCGACTGGTTCGACACCACCGAGCTGACCGCCGACTACTGGTACTGGAACCTGCGGCAGCCGGTGCTCTTCGCGCACGCACGCAAGGCACTGGCCGACCAGGGCTGCGTGTTCGCCGAGGCGGGCGCCCCCGCTGGGCTGCGGCCGTTCCTCGCCGAGGTGGCGAAGGCGCACCTGCGCGGGGTCGCGGTGGACTGGCGCGCCTGCTTCCCCGGCGCCCGCCCGGCCGAGCTGCCCACCTACCCGTTCCAGCGGGAGCGGTACTGGGCGGACCTCACGCACTCCGTGTCGTCCCAGTCGTCCCAGTCGTCCCGGTCGCCAACGCCCGCAGCTCGATCGGCAGATCACAGCGCCGCTTGA
- a CDS encoding SDR family NAD(P)-dependent oxidoreductase, protein MTNRIDNALDCWRHRLEWRPVQGRPALSGRWAVVVPDLDDGERFAAALRQYGAEPILIPAGDRGAMADCFRIFRELSGVVSLLALAEAGDGDQLPPGVASTVYLMQALGDAGQSVPLWCVTRGAMATGGDPGQALLWGLGRAAVLENPHGWGGTVDLPAEFDARTARLFVTALSHRGGDNRFTVRDGNLYAARTVREPGHDWAPRGTVLITGGTGALGTRVARWVAEQGASHLILVSRRGPGAAEAAELRKLLAGTRVTMAAADVTDEASLARVKREHGPIDAVVHTAGHDAVGPLPELRPADLHTRVLGARNLDRVFAATELDAFLLMSTLDGVRGRTGQGAAAATSAYLAALAERRRARGGHAQALAYDCRATDDLRIFVFPDVLGKPGLAEDLRERSPEFAATYAECERRLARYTDPRHGHDWATMVALAAMWQATGVRPARVLGHGAGEIAAAVVAGSLTVEEGAKAIAVRSQEMVAVSLPESEVADRIARWQGRIGVLAVDGPDSVVVSGDPAAIDELTFRFRAGRITVRRLVRASAGNPESFERTLTAYRRHGYRLIEISGPPLPVRSPRSLGVA, encoded by the coding sequence ATGACCAACAGGATCGACAACGCGCTCGACTGCTGGCGTCACCGGCTGGAGTGGCGGCCGGTGCAGGGCAGGCCGGCGCTGTCCGGCCGCTGGGCCGTGGTGGTGCCGGATCTCGACGACGGCGAGCGGTTCGCCGCGGCGCTGCGTCAGTACGGCGCCGAGCCGATCCTCATCCCGGCCGGCGATCGCGGCGCGATGGCCGACTGCTTCCGCATCTTCCGCGAACTGTCCGGTGTGGTCTCGTTGCTCGCGCTGGCCGAAGCCGGTGACGGCGACCAGCTCCCGCCCGGCGTCGCGTCCACCGTCTACCTCATGCAGGCGCTCGGTGACGCGGGGCAGTCGGTCCCGCTGTGGTGCGTGACGCGCGGCGCGATGGCGACCGGCGGTGATCCCGGGCAGGCGCTGCTCTGGGGACTCGGCCGCGCCGCCGTGCTGGAGAATCCACACGGCTGGGGCGGAACGGTCGACCTGCCCGCCGAGTTCGACGCGCGGACCGCGCGCCTGTTCGTCACCGCGCTTTCCCACCGCGGCGGCGACAACCGCTTCACCGTCCGCGACGGCAACCTCTACGCCGCGCGGACCGTGCGCGAGCCCGGGCACGACTGGGCACCGCGCGGCACCGTGCTGATCACCGGTGGCACCGGCGCGCTCGGCACCCGCGTCGCCCGCTGGGTCGCCGAGCAGGGCGCGAGCCACCTGATCCTGGTGAGCCGCCGTGGTCCCGGGGCCGCCGAAGCGGCGGAGCTGCGCAAGCTGCTGGCGGGCACCCGGGTCACCATGGCCGCCGCCGACGTCACCGACGAGGCCTCGCTGGCCAGGGTCAAGCGGGAGCACGGGCCGATCGACGCGGTGGTGCACACCGCGGGACACGACGCCGTCGGCCCGCTGCCCGAGCTGCGCCCGGCCGACCTGCACACCAGGGTGCTCGGTGCCCGCAACCTCGACCGCGTCTTCGCCGCCACCGAGCTGGACGCCTTCCTGCTGATGTCCACTTTGGACGGCGTGCGCGGGCGGACCGGCCAGGGCGCGGCGGCGGCGACGAGCGCCTACTTGGCCGCGCTCGCCGAACGCCGCCGCGCCCGCGGCGGCCACGCCCAGGCGCTGGCCTACGACTGCCGGGCCACCGACGACCTGCGGATCTTCGTGTTCCCGGACGTGCTCGGCAAGCCGGGGCTCGCCGAGGACCTGCGTGAGCGCTCCCCCGAGTTCGCCGCCACCTACGCCGAATGCGAGCGGCGGCTGGCCCGGTACACCGATCCCCGGCACGGCCACGACTGGGCGACGATGGTCGCGCTCGCCGCGATGTGGCAGGCCACCGGGGTGCGCCCGGCGCGGGTGCTCGGTCACGGCGCCGGTGAGATCGCGGCGGCCGTGGTCGCCGGTTCGCTCACCGTGGAGGAGGGCGCGAAGGCGATTGCCGTGCGCTCGCAGGAAATGGTCGCCGTGTCGCTGCCGGAGAGCGAGGTGGCCGACCGGATCGCCCGCTGGCAGGGCCGGATCGGCGTGCTCGCGGTCGACGGCCCGGATTCGGTGGTGGTTTCCGGGGATCCCGCGGCGATCGACGAGCTGACCTTCCGGTTCCGCGCGGGCCGCATCACCGTGCGGCGCCTGGTGCGGGCTTCGGCGGGCAATCCCGAGTCGTTCGAACGAACCCTGACGGCGTACCGGCGCCACGGGTACCGGCTCATCGAGATCAGCGGGCCGCCGCTGCCCGTGCGCTCGCCGCGGTCGCTCGGGGTGGCGTGA